The following coding sequences lie in one Capsicum annuum cultivar UCD-10X-F1 chromosome 5, UCD10Xv1.1, whole genome shotgun sequence genomic window:
- the LOC107870619 gene encoding probable inactive purple acid phosphatase 2, with amino-acid sequence MNMIPFLTFSFFLLNFFSLSSSLISISVIPKTLSKSGDFVAIQWSGIQSPSKLDWLGIYSSPSSNHDNFIGYIFLSSTPEWESGSGSISIPLVNLRSGYQFRIFRWTESEVVPELVDHDHNPLPQTKHLLAESEEIGFEPGRGPEQIHLALTGREDEMRVMFVTPDGKESYVRYGLTRNGLGRVVKTRVVRYEREDMCDAPANSSIGWRDPGYIHDGIMLNLKKVKKYYYQAGSDSGGWSSIFSFVSHNGDSGETFAFLFGDMGTATPYLTFLRTQEESTSTIKWISRDIEALGNKPALISHIGDISYARGYSWLWDHFFSQIEPVASIVPYHVCIGNHEYDWPLQPWKPDWSSYGTDGGGECGVPYSYKFHMPGNSSEPTGMRAPATQNLYYSFDSGRVHFVYMSTETNFLPGSNQYAFLKHDLESVDRVKTPFVVFQGHRPMYTTSSGKKDVPLRKRMIEYLEPLLVKNNVNLVLWGHVHRYERFCPLSNFTCGSLVLNGEERKAFPVQVVIGMAGQDWQPIWAPREDHPSDPIYPQPLQSLYRGSEFGYMRLHATKEKLTLSYVGNHDGEVHDMVEILASGQVVSDSIHDGPAAAEQMECNFSWYVKIGSVVMLGAFMGYIVGFMSHARKNVADKGWRPIKTEEI; translated from the exons ATGAATATGATCCCTTTTCTCACTTTCTCCTTTTTCCTCCTTAACTTCttttcattatcttcttctcTAATCTCCATTTCTGTAATTCCAAAAACCTTATCAAAATCTGGTGATTTTGTTGCAATCCAATGGAGTGGTATCCAGTCACCATCTAAGCTCGATTGGTTAGGAATTTACTCCTCACCTAGCTCAAACCACGACAATTTTATTGGATATATTTTCCTTTCTTCAACTCCCGAATGGGAATCCGGGTCGGGTTCCATTTCCATTCCTTTAGTCAatcttcgatctgggtatcaGTTTCGGATATTCAGATGGACCGAATCCGAGGTCGTCCCGGAGTTAGTGGATCATGATCACAATCCGTTGCCGCAAACAAAGCATCTTCTTGCGGAGTCGGAGGAGATTGGGTTTGAACCGGGTCGGGGCCCCGAACAGATTCATTTGGCACTTACGGGTCGTGAGGATGAGATGCGTGTTATGTTTGTAACTCCTGATGGGAAAGAGAGTTATGTGAGATATGGGTTGACCCGGAATGGATTGGGTCGGGTTGTGAAAACTCGGGTAGTGAGGTATGAGCGGGAAGATATGTGTGATGCTCCAGCTAATAGTAGTATTGGTTGGAGAGATCCAGGGTATATACACGATGGAATTATGCTGAATTTGAAAAAGGTTAAGAAGTATTATTATCAG GCTGGCAGTGATTCAGGGGGCTGGAGCTCCATTTTCAGCTTTGTGTCACATAATGGAGACTCGGGTGAAACATTTGCTTTCTTGTTTGGAGACATGGGTACTGCTACACCATACTTGACATTTCTTCGTACACAGGAAGAAAGTACATCAACTATTAAGTGGATTAGCCGTGATATTGAAGCTCTTGGTAATAAGCCTGCCCTTATCTCACATATTGGAGATATCAGCTATGCTAGAGGATACTCTTGGTTGTGGGACCACTTTTTTTCTCAGATAGAACCTGTTGCATCCATAGTTCCATACCACGTATGCATTGGAAACCATGAATATGATTGGCCACTTCAACCTTGGAAGCCTGATTGGTCAAGCTATGGGACAGATGGGGGAGGTGAATGTGGTGTACCCTACAGTTATAAGTTCCATATGCCAGGAAACTCTTCAGAGCCGACCGGAATGCGTGCTCCTGCAACTCAGAATCTTTATTACTCATTTGATTCTGGGCGTGTTCACTTTGTCTATATGTCAACGGAAACCAATTTCCTTCCAGGTAGTAACCAGTATGCCTTTTTGAAGCATGACCTGGAATCAGTTGATCGAGTAAAAACTCCTTTTGTCGTCTTTCAAGGGCACAGACCAATGTACACTACAAGTAGCGGAAAAAAAGATGTCCCTTTGAGGAAGAGAATGATTGAGTATTTGGAACCTCTTCTTGTGAAGAACAATGTGAATCTTGTATTGTGGGGGCATGTACATAGGTATGAGAGATTTTGCCCTTTGAGTAACTTCACCTGTGGAAGTTTGGTCTTGAATGGGGAGGAGAGGAAGGCTTTCCCTGTGCAAGTTGTGATTGGGATGGCTGGACAGGACTGGCAGCCTATCTGGGCACCAAGAGAAGACCACCCTAGCGATCCTATTTACCCACAGCCTCTGCAATCTCTGTACCGTGGGAGTGAATTTGGATACATGAGGCTTCATGCCACAAAAGAAAAGCTTACACTTTCTTATGTAGGAAACCATGATGGGGAAGTTCATGATATGGTGGAGATCCTAGCTTCAGGACAAGTTGTCAGTGATAGTATCCATGATGGTCCTGCAGCCGCAGAACAGATGGAGTGTAACTTTTCATGGTATGTAAAGATTGGAAGTGTGGTAATGCTTGGAGCTTTTATGGGTTACATAGTTGGGTTCATGTCTCATGCTCGGAAAAATGTTGCTGATAAAGGCTGGAGACCTATTAAAACTGAGGAAATATGA